From Streptomyces sp. NBC_00370, a single genomic window includes:
- a CDS encoding DUF1707 and FHA domain-containing protein, with product MTSSFESPTYPARLSDAERDRVLALLREGAAQGRLSHDTFLRRMDLVLAARRADELKILTADLETEGAWSRRLFGAVGRVSAFSQRLRRAWQVERLPKLLLPQPSPYPLRIGRDPVNGLRLSDDTVSRLHAELVMRGDQWILRDLSSTNGTVVNGRRVTATAVVRDGDMVSFGQMSFRIATD from the coding sequence GTGACGTCTTCCTTCGAGTCCCCCACGTATCCCGCGCGGCTCTCCGACGCCGAGCGGGACCGGGTGCTGGCGTTGCTCAGGGAAGGGGCGGCGCAGGGGAGGCTGTCGCACGACACCTTTCTGCGCCGGATGGATCTCGTGCTCGCCGCGCGCAGGGCGGACGAGCTGAAGATACTCACCGCCGACCTGGAGACCGAAGGGGCCTGGTCCCGGCGGTTGTTCGGGGCCGTGGGGCGGGTCTCCGCCTTCTCGCAGCGGCTGCGCAGGGCCTGGCAGGTGGAGCGGCTGCCGAAGCTGCTGCTGCCGCAGCCGAGCCCCTACCCGCTGCGGATCGGCCGCGACCCGGTCAACGGGCTGCGGCTGAGCGACGACACCGTGTCCAGGCTCCACGCCGAGCTGGTCATGCGCGGCGACCAGTGGATCCTCCGTGACCTCAGCTCCACCAACGGGACCGTCGTCAACGGCCGCCGGGTGACGGCGACGGCCGTGGTGCGCGACGGCGACATGGTGAGCTTCGGGCAGATGAGCTTCCGTATCGCGACCGACTAG
- the lpdA gene encoding dihydrolipoyl dehydrogenase yields the protein MTTDVIVIGGGTGGYSTALRAAALGLDVVLAERDKIGGTCLHRGCVPSKAMLHAAELVDGIAEARERWGVRSTLDSVDWPALVATRVDIVARNHRGVESHLAHAGVRVVRGSARLTGPRGVYVEGAGELTARRGIVLATGSRPRTLPGLTPDGRTVVTSDDALFAPGLPASVLVLGGGAIGVEYASFHRSMGAAVTLVEAADRLVPLEDADVSRHLTRGLKKRGIRVLTGARLDDASVAAGSVRAVVRAARGESRTVEAERLLVAVGRAPVTEGLDLAAAGLTTDERGHVVPADWTRLETAVPGIHVVGDLLPPPSLGLAHASFAEGLLVAETLAGVASQPVDYATVPRVTYSSPQTAAVGLTEEEARNRGHEVRVNTMPLTAVAKGMVHGRGGVVKVVAERDGRVLGVHLVGPHVSEMIAESQLIVGWDAEPSDVARHIHPHPTLSEAVGETFLTLAGRGLHQQ from the coding sequence ATGACTACCGATGTGATCGTGATCGGCGGCGGCACCGGCGGGTACTCCACCGCGTTGCGCGCCGCGGCGCTGGGCCTCGACGTCGTCCTGGCGGAGCGGGACAAGATCGGCGGCACCTGTCTGCACCGCGGCTGCGTCCCCAGCAAGGCGATGCTGCACGCGGCGGAACTGGTCGACGGGATCGCCGAGGCCCGGGAGCGGTGGGGGGTGAGGTCGACGCTCGACTCGGTGGACTGGCCGGCGCTCGTCGCCACCCGGGTCGACATCGTCGCCCGTAACCACCGGGGCGTGGAGAGCCATCTCGCCCACGCGGGGGTACGGGTGGTGCGGGGCAGCGCCCGGCTGACCGGGCCGCGCGGTGTGTACGTCGAGGGGGCCGGGGAGCTGACGGCGCGCCGGGGGATCGTGCTGGCGACCGGATCGAGACCGCGCACGCTGCCGGGGCTCACCCCCGACGGCCGGACGGTCGTCACCAGCGACGACGCGCTCTTCGCGCCGGGGCTGCCCGCTTCGGTCCTGGTGCTGGGCGGCGGTGCGATCGGGGTGGAGTACGCCTCGTTCCATCGCTCCATGGGCGCGGCCGTGACGCTCGTGGAGGCCGCCGACCGGCTCGTACCGCTGGAGGACGCGGACGTGAGCCGGCACCTGACACGCGGTCTGAAGAAGCGCGGCATCCGGGTGCTGACGGGCGCCCGGCTGGACGACGCGTCGGTGGCGGCCGGGTCGGTACGGGCCGTGGTGCGCGCGGCGCGCGGGGAGAGCCGTACGGTCGAGGCGGAGCGGCTGCTGGTCGCCGTCGGGCGCGCACCGGTCACCGAAGGACTCGACCTGGCGGCGGCCGGGCTCACCACCGACGAGCGCGGCCATGTCGTCCCGGCGGACTGGACGCGGCTGGAGACGGCCGTGCCCGGCATCCACGTGGTCGGCGATCTGCTGCCGCCCCCGTCCCTGGGCCTGGCCCACGCGTCGTTCGCCGAGGGCCTGTTGGTCGCGGAGACCCTGGCGGGGGTCGCCTCGCAGCCGGTCGACTACGCGACGGTGCCGAGGGTGACGTACTCCAGCCCGCAGACGGCGGCGGTCGGACTGACCGAGGAGGAGGCCCGCAACCGGGGCCACGAGGTGCGGGTGAACACGATGCCGCTGACCGCGGTCGCCAAGGGCATGGTGCACGGCCGGGGCGGCGTGGTGAAGGTCGTGGCCGAACGGGACGGCCGGGTCCTCGGGGTACATCTGGTCGGCCCGCACGTCTCGGAGATGATCGCCGAGAGCCAGCTGATCGTCGGCTGGGACGCCGAACCGTCCGACGTGGCCCGCCACATCCACCCGCACCCGACACTGTCGGAGGCGGTCGGGGAAACGTTCCTGACCCTGGCTGGCCGCGGCCTGCACCAGCAGTGA
- a CDS encoding aminopeptidase P family protein, with product MPTTPEPARDTAAEAAPAPFTADDYRDRMARTARSAAEAGLAGVLVAPGPDLTYLTGYHASLTTERMTMLVVPADGDPVLVVPALEAPDAARAPGAPALTLRDWTDAQDPYAATAPLLDPAGRFGISDNAWALHLLRLRAALPGVSYTALTEALPMLRAVKDARELARAAAAGAAADAAYGEILKVPFAGRKETDIAADLAALLLRFGHSQVDFTVVGSGPGAADPHHDAGDRVITDGDMVVLDFGGLKHGYGSDTTRTVHVGEPTDEERRVHTLVREAQQAGFEAVRPGVACQEVDRAARAVIEAAGYGEYFIHRTGHGIGITTHEPPYMIEGEEQPMVPGMCFSVEPGVYLPGRFGVRIEDIVTVTETGGRRLNNTPREMAIVH from the coding sequence ATGCCGACCACACCAGAGCCCGCGCGCGACACCGCCGCAGAGGCCGCACCCGCGCCGTTCACCGCCGACGACTACCGCGACCGGATGGCCCGTACGGCCCGCTCGGCCGCCGAGGCAGGGCTGGCCGGTGTGCTGGTCGCGCCGGGCCCCGACCTGACGTATCTCACCGGGTACCACGCGTCACTGACCACCGAGCGGATGACCATGCTCGTCGTGCCCGCCGACGGCGATCCGGTCCTGGTGGTGCCCGCGCTGGAGGCGCCGGACGCGGCCAGGGCGCCCGGCGCGCCCGCGCTCACCCTGCGGGACTGGACCGACGCGCAGGACCCGTACGCCGCGACGGCGCCGCTGCTCGACCCGGCGGGCCGCTTCGGCATCAGCGACAACGCCTGGGCCCTGCACCTGCTGCGCCTGCGCGCGGCGCTGCCCGGCGTCTCGTACACCGCGCTGACCGAGGCGCTGCCGATGCTGCGCGCGGTGAAGGACGCGCGTGAGCTGGCGAGGGCCGCGGCGGCGGGCGCCGCGGCCGACGCCGCGTACGGCGAGATCCTGAAGGTCCCCTTCGCCGGGCGCAAGGAGACGGACATCGCCGCCGACCTCGCGGCGCTGCTGCTGCGCTTCGGCCACTCGCAGGTCGACTTCACCGTCGTGGGCTCGGGCCCCGGCGCCGCCGACCCGCACCACGACGCGGGCGACCGGGTCATCACCGACGGCGACATGGTCGTCCTGGACTTCGGCGGGCTGAAGCACGGCTACGGGTCCGACACCACCCGCACCGTCCACGTCGGCGAGCCGACCGACGAGGAGCGGCGCGTGCACACCCTCGTGCGCGAGGCGCAGCAGGCCGGCTTCGAGGCCGTCAGGCCGGGCGTCGCCTGCCAGGAGGTCGACCGCGCGGCCCGCGCGGTGATCGAAGCCGCCGGCTACGGCGAGTACTTCATCCACCGCACAGGACACGGCATCGGCATCACCACGCACGAGCCGCCGTACATGATCGAGGGGGAGGAGCAGCCCATGGTGCCGGGCATGTGCTTCTCGGTCGAGCCCGGCGTCTATCTGCCCGGCCGGTTCGGGGTCCGGATCGAGGACATCGTGACGGTCACCGAGACCGGTGGCCGCCGCCTCAACAACACCCCGCGCGAGATGGCGATCGTGCACTGA
- the treZ gene encoding malto-oligosyltrehalose trehalohydrolase: protein MQFEVWAPKAQDQVVLRLEDADRPMERDPEREGWWLAQAPATDGSRYGFALDGGLVLPDPRSRRQPDGPDGTSAVVDQAAYAWQVEWAGRPLPGAVLYELHIGTFTREGTLDAAAEQLAPLAELGITHVELMPLCPFPGSHGWGYEGVSLWAVHEPYGGPEALKRFVDTAHGLGIGVVLDVVHNHLGPAGNYLPQFGPYFTDTHHTPWGAAVNLDAPGSDEVRAYLLESALAWLRDYRLDGLRLDAVHALADGRALTFLEELSTAVDALAAGVGRPLFLIAESDLADPRTTTPRTEGGLGLHAQWNDDFHHALHTALTGESQGYYADFARAPLAAVAKTLSRAFFHDGTYSTFRGRVHGRPVDRTRTPAHRFLGYAQTHDQIGNRALGDRLSATLSPGLLACAAVLVLTGPHTPMLFMGEEWGAATPWQFFTDHPDPVLAEAVRTGRRREFAAHGWAEEDIPDPQDPATRERSCLDRTEIEKEPHARLLAWHRELIALRHGQPDLADPDLATVKVAFDEAARWLAYRRGDLRIAVNLSDRSAEIPLGGGGRVLAAWEPVRAPGADGVLRLPPESCVVLTDS, encoded by the coding sequence GTGCAGTTCGAGGTGTGGGCACCGAAGGCGCAGGACCAGGTCGTACTGCGTCTTGAGGACGCCGACCGGCCGATGGAGCGCGATCCGGAGCGGGAGGGCTGGTGGCTGGCGCAGGCGCCGGCGACCGACGGGAGCCGGTACGGCTTCGCGCTGGACGGCGGTCTGGTGCTTCCCGACCCGCGCTCGCGCCGCCAGCCGGACGGGCCCGACGGTACGAGCGCCGTCGTCGACCAGGCCGCGTACGCGTGGCAGGTCGAGTGGGCGGGGCGGCCGCTGCCCGGCGCCGTGCTGTACGAGCTGCACATCGGCACGTTCACCCGTGAGGGCACCCTGGACGCGGCGGCCGAACAGCTCGCGCCGCTGGCCGAACTGGGCATCACGCATGTCGAGTTGATGCCGCTCTGCCCGTTCCCCGGCTCGCACGGCTGGGGGTACGAGGGAGTGTCGCTGTGGGCGGTGCACGAGCCGTACGGCGGCCCCGAGGCGCTGAAGCGCTTTGTCGACACGGCGCACGGCCTGGGCATCGGCGTGGTGCTGGACGTCGTACACAACCACCTCGGTCCGGCCGGCAACTACCTGCCCCAGTTCGGCCCGTACTTCACCGACACGCACCACACCCCGTGGGGCGCCGCGGTCAACCTGGACGCGCCGGGCTCCGACGAGGTGCGGGCCTATCTGCTGGAGAGCGCCCTGGCCTGGCTGCGGGACTACCGGCTCGACGGGCTGCGGCTCGACGCCGTGCACGCCCTCGCCGACGGCCGCGCGCTGACCTTCCTCGAAGAGCTGTCCACGGCGGTCGACGCGCTCGCGGCCGGCGTCGGACGGCCGCTGTTCCTCATCGCCGAGTCGGACCTGGCCGACCCGCGCACCACGACCCCGCGCACCGAGGGCGGCCTCGGGCTGCACGCGCAGTGGAACGACGACTTCCACCACGCCCTGCACACCGCCCTGACCGGCGAATCCCAGGGCTACTACGCCGACTTCGCCCGCGCACCGCTCGCCGCCGTCGCCAAGACGCTGAGCCGGGCGTTCTTCCACGACGGTACGTACTCGACGTTCCGCGGCAGAGTCCACGGCCGGCCGGTGGACCGTACGAGAACCCCCGCGCACCGCTTCCTCGGCTACGCCCAGACCCATGACCAGATCGGCAACCGCGCGCTGGGCGACCGGCTCTCCGCCACCCTCTCCCCCGGGCTGCTCGCCTGCGCCGCCGTGCTCGTCCTGACGGGCCCGCACACCCCGATGCTGTTCATGGGCGAGGAGTGGGGCGCCGCCACCCCCTGGCAGTTCTTCACCGACCACCCCGACCCGGTGCTCGCCGAGGCCGTACGCACCGGCAGGCGCAGGGAGTTCGCCGCGCACGGCTGGGCGGAGGAGGACATCCCCGACCCGCAGGACCCCGCCACCCGCGAGCGGTCCTGTCTGGACCGTACGGAGATCGAGAAGGAGCCGCACGCCCGGCTGCTGGCCTGGCACCGTGAGCTGATCGCCCTGCGGCACGGCCAGCCGGACCTCGCCGACCCCGACCTGGCCACGGTGAAGGTGGCTTTCGACGAGGCGGCGCGCTGGCTGGCGTACCGCAGGGGCGATCTGCGGATCGCGGTGAACCTGTCCGACCGGAGCGCCGAGATCCCGCTGGGCGGCGGCGGCCGGGTGCTGGCCGCCTGGGAGCCGGTACGGGCGCCGGGCGCCGACGGGGTGCTGCGGCTGCCGCCGGAGTCCTGCGTGGTCCTGACCGACAGCTGA
- the treY gene encoding malto-oligosyltrehalose synthase translates to MTPTATYRLQLQPDFTFRAAEKVVPYLAALGVSHLHLSPVLEAVPGSTHGYDVVDHSRVRDELGGEDGLRQLARRAREYGLGLVLDIVPNHMAAAPSHNKALWEVLREGADSPYAGWFDIDRSTGDGKMLLPVLPGPLGGELAAMRVEDGVLHHGEQRFPLAPGTEELALPELLDAQHYRLCWWRLARTELNYRRFFTISELIGLRVEDPEVFEATHAKILELVRDGVVEGLRIDHPDGLADPEQYLRRLGEATGGACWTVVEKILTGDEVLPATWPVAGTTGYDALRKIDGLFTDPVGAAALEHRYREVAAPAPDRGGHWEPTVRRAAYKVVVHELAAETEVLVRAAERICAADPALRDHAPWALRTAVRELLVRVPVYRPYVTATGPGGPLTEASAATIPAQAVREAKAAFVVEQEAAAVDVVRDLALGRLGTGPDHVTFCARFAQTASALRAKSVEDTAFYRFVPLISANEVGGDPGTPAVSPAEFHAYCGRLARDWPATGTVLTTHDTKRSADVRAGIAVLSQCPKWWDDLLEQVSGVPAPDPQVAWQAWQTAVGFTPAGDSVDVDASLAGAPDGSRMGPALLKSVRESGLRTSWTEGDPGYEQAVTDFVDAGPAGAARRTVAHFTRALSPYVRAGALGAALVQLTMPGVPDLYQGTEREYFALVDPDNRARFRPGPPDEKTVVTTAALKVRRERPDAFGESGTYTPLEASGPAAAHCLAFSRSGEVVTAVTRLPLRLAETGGWTGTELVLPAGRWVDLLSPEREFEGGPDHPVPLAELLAERPVALLAVAAS, encoded by the coding sequence ATGACGCCCACCGCGACCTACCGGCTCCAGCTCCAGCCGGACTTCACCTTCCGGGCCGCCGAGAAGGTGGTGCCGTACCTCGCAGCGCTCGGGGTCTCGCACCTCCATCTGTCCCCCGTGCTCGAAGCCGTCCCCGGCTCGACGCACGGCTACGACGTCGTCGACCACTCCCGGGTACGGGACGAGCTGGGCGGCGAGGACGGGCTGCGGCAGCTGGCCCGCCGGGCCCGCGAGTACGGCCTCGGCCTCGTCCTCGACATCGTCCCCAACCACATGGCGGCGGCGCCGTCCCACAACAAGGCGCTGTGGGAGGTGCTGCGCGAGGGCGCGGACTCCCCGTACGCCGGCTGGTTCGACATCGACAGGTCGACGGGTGACGGGAAGATGCTGCTGCCCGTGCTGCCGGGGCCGCTCGGCGGTGAACTCGCCGCCATGCGGGTCGAGGACGGCGTCCTGCACCACGGCGAGCAGCGGTTCCCGCTCGCGCCCGGTACCGAGGAGCTGGCGCTGCCCGAGCTGCTGGACGCGCAGCACTACCGGCTGTGCTGGTGGCGGCTGGCCCGCACGGAGCTGAACTACCGCCGGTTCTTCACCATCTCGGAGCTGATCGGGCTGCGCGTCGAGGACCCCGAGGTCTTCGAGGCGACCCACGCCAAGATCCTGGAGCTGGTGCGGGACGGTGTGGTCGAAGGGCTGCGCATCGACCATCCGGACGGGCTCGCCGACCCCGAGCAGTATCTGCGCCGGCTGGGCGAGGCCACCGGCGGCGCCTGCTGGACCGTGGTCGAGAAGATCCTCACCGGTGACGAGGTGCTGCCCGCCACCTGGCCGGTGGCCGGCACGACCGGCTACGACGCGCTGCGCAAGATCGACGGCCTGTTCACCGACCCGGTCGGCGCCGCCGCGCTGGAGCACCGGTACCGGGAGGTGGCGGCGCCCGCGCCCGACCGGGGCGGCCACTGGGAGCCGACGGTGCGCCGCGCCGCGTACAAGGTGGTCGTCCATGAACTGGCCGCCGAGACCGAGGTGCTGGTGCGGGCCGCCGAGCGGATCTGCGCCGCCGACCCGGCCCTGCGCGACCACGCGCCCTGGGCGCTGCGCACCGCCGTTCGCGAGCTGCTGGTACGGGTCCCCGTCTACCGCCCGTACGTGACGGCGACGGGCCCCGGCGGGCCGCTCACCGAGGCGTCGGCCGCCACGATCCCGGCGCAGGCCGTGCGCGAGGCGAAGGCGGCCTTCGTGGTGGAGCAGGAGGCGGCGGCCGTCGACGTGGTGCGCGACCTGGCCCTCGGCAGGCTCGGTACCGGACCCGACCATGTGACGTTCTGCGCGCGGTTCGCCCAGACCGCCTCGGCGCTGCGCGCCAAGTCCGTCGAGGACACGGCGTTCTACCGGTTCGTGCCGCTGATCTCGGCCAACGAGGTGGGCGGCGACCCGGGTACGCCCGCCGTCAGCCCGGCGGAGTTCCACGCGTACTGCGGCAGGCTCGCGCGCGACTGGCCCGCCACCGGTACGGTCCTGACGACCCATGACACCAAGCGGAGCGCGGACGTACGGGCCGGGATCGCGGTGCTGTCGCAGTGCCCGAAGTGGTGGGACGACCTGCTGGAGCAGGTGTCAGGGGTACCGGCGCCCGATCCGCAGGTGGCCTGGCAGGCCTGGCAGACGGCGGTCGGCTTCACCCCGGCCGGCGACTCCGTGGACGTCGACGCGTCGCTGGCCGGCGCGCCGGACGGCAGCCGGATGGGGCCCGCGCTGCTGAAGTCCGTACGGGAGTCGGGGCTGCGCACGAGCTGGACCGAGGGTGACCCGGGCTACGAGCAGGCGGTCACCGATTTCGTCGACGCGGGCCCGGCGGGCGCCGCGCGCCGCACGGTCGCGCACTTCACCCGCGCGCTGTCCCCGTACGTGCGGGCAGGGGCGCTGGGCGCCGCGCTGGTGCAGCTGACGATGCCGGGCGTGCCCGACCTCTACCAGGGCACCGAGCGGGAGTACTTCGCGCTGGTCGACCCGGACAACCGGGCCAGGTTCCGGCCGGGACCGCCGGACGAGAAGACGGTGGTGACGACGGCGGCGCTGAAGGTGCGCAGGGAACGCCCGGACGCGTTCGGCGAGTCGGGCACGTACACCCCGCTGGAGGCCTCGGGCCCGGCCGCCGCGCACTGTCTGGCGTTCAGCAGGTCGGGCGAGGTGGTCACGGCCGTGACCAGGCTGCCGCTGCGGCTGGCGGAGACGGGCGGCTGGACGGGCACGGAGCTGGTCCTGCCGGCCGGCCGGTGGGTCGATCTGCTCTCCCCCGAGCGGGAGTTCGAGGGCGGCCCCGACCACCCGGTGCCGCTGGCCGAGCTGTTGGCCGAGCGCCCGGTGGCACTGCTCGCGGTGGCGGCTTCCTGA
- a CDS encoding LysR family transcriptional regulator, which produces MSLRQMEYFLTVVEESSFTRAAELLHVTQPALSHQIKALERTVGGPLLERLPRGVRLTPMGRAFLPHAELAVRSAAQAQRAARAAAGAEGGELHVAAMHGVAVGILPEVFARWRRLRPRVALFLHEYATSEALEERVERGIADLAVGPPPRDWQGPVVHVGIEEIVLVVPFDDRLAGRTTVALAELSDRTWVRCAMEPVVEGRRFLDWACGKAGFAPRTAVWTEHSSTAVRMAAAGVGIATAPSHVVRGAVGEDCVILQVDPEWRRPVTAFSRVELTGAAAAFVDLLHRPG; this is translated from the coding sequence ATGAGTCTGCGACAGATGGAGTACTTCCTGACCGTCGTCGAGGAGTCGTCCTTCACCCGGGCCGCCGAGCTGCTCCATGTCACCCAGCCCGCGCTCTCGCACCAGATCAAGGCCCTGGAGCGGACCGTCGGCGGCCCGCTCCTGGAGCGGCTGCCGCGCGGTGTCCGGCTCACCCCGATGGGCCGCGCCTTCCTGCCCCACGCCGAACTGGCCGTACGCAGCGCGGCGCAGGCCCAGCGCGCCGCGCGGGCCGCCGCCGGCGCCGAGGGCGGTGAGCTGCATGTCGCCGCGATGCACGGCGTGGCCGTCGGGATCCTGCCCGAGGTCTTCGCCCGCTGGCGCAGGCTCCGTCCGCGGGTCGCGCTGTTCCTGCACGAGTACGCGACGTCCGAGGCGCTGGAGGAACGGGTCGAGCGCGGTATCGCCGACCTGGCGGTGGGACCGCCGCCCCGCGACTGGCAGGGCCCGGTCGTCCACGTCGGGATCGAGGAGATCGTGCTGGTCGTGCCCTTCGACGACCGGCTCGCGGGCCGCACGACGGTGGCCCTGGCCGAGCTGTCCGACCGCACCTGGGTGCGGTGCGCGATGGAACCGGTGGTCGAGGGCCGCAGATTCCTCGACTGGGCCTGCGGTAAGGCCGGTTTCGCCCCGCGCACCGCCGTCTGGACCGAGCACTCGTCCACGGCGGTACGGATGGCGGCTGCCGGTGTCGGTATCGCCACCGCGCCCTCGCACGTGGTGCGGGGCGCGGTGGGGGAGGACTGCGTGATCCTCCAGGTCGACCCGGAGTGGCGCCGCCCGGTCACCGCGTTCTCCCGGGTGGAACTCACCGGCGCCGCAGCCGCCTTCGTCGACCTCCTGCACCGCCCTGGCTAG